The proteins below are encoded in one region of Lactuca sativa cultivar Salinas chromosome 3, Lsat_Salinas_v11, whole genome shotgun sequence:
- the LOC128132565 gene encoding uncharacterized protein LOC128132565, producing MKDIKGKGKLVSDNAAQVKKKLANLRAPKKNSIEKPTNNNTPQLKQDKNKIKVYTIKRKDETTLIKRTYLVDLSVAIPYFVISDEQFDDEWYIDSGCSRHMTGRREELRESRSLKDGGCVKYGNNSYGMIKGYGMITNGEFSICKVA from the exons ATGAAGgatatcaaaggaaagggaaaacTCGTCTCTGATAATGCAGCACAAGTTAAGAAAAAGTTAGCTAACCTTAGAGCTCCAAAGAAAAACTCAATTGAAAAACCAACTAACAATAACACACCTCAATTAAagcaagataaaaataaaatcaaagtttacacCATCAAACGAAAAGATGAAaccacattaataaaaagaacatatttggttgatcttTCTGTTGCAATTCCTTATTTT gttataagtgacgagcaattTGATgacgaatggtatattgacagtggttgctctcgtcatatgacagGAAGGAGGGAAGAGCTTAGGGAGTCTCGGTCCcttaaggatggtggatgtgtaaaatatgggaacaactcatatggcatGATCAAAGGATATGGGATGATTACAAATGGCGAATTTTCGATTTGTAAAGTAGCTTAA